The following coding sequences are from one Burkholderia stabilis window:
- a CDS encoding sarcosine oxidase subunit alpha family protein yields MSQKDRLGTGGRINRAIPLTFTFNGRTYQGFQGDTLASALLANGVHFVARSFKYHRPRGIVTADVAEPNAVVQLESGPYTVPNARATEIELYQGLVATSVNAEPTLENDKYAFNQKLSRFLPAGFYYKTFMWPRKMWPKYEEKIREAAGLGKAPDVLDADRYDKCYAHCDVLVVGGGPSGLAAAHAAAVAGARVILVDDQRELGGSLLSCRAEIDAKPALQWVEKIEAELRKLPDVTILSRSTAFGYQDHNLVTVAQRLTDHLPVSMRKGTRELLWKVRAKRVILATGAHERPIVFGNNDLPGVMLASAVSTYVHRFGVLPGRNAVVFTNNDRAYQTALDLKACGAKVTVVDSRASSNGALPAAAKRQGVTVMSGAVVTGASGKWRVSSVDVASSTNGQVGGKLQTLPCDLVAMSGGFSPVLHLFAQSGGKACWNDEKACFLPGKPVQAEASIGAAAGEFGLARALRLAVDAGAEAAKAAGFTAAQRPVAPQVAETVEGALQPLWLVGSREAAARGPKQFVDFQNDVSAADILLAAREGFESVEHVKRYTAMGFGTDQGKLGNINGMAILAQALGKTIPETGTTTFRPNYTPVTFGAFAGRELGDFLDPIRKTCVHEWHVEHGALFEDVGNWKRPWYFPKNGEDLHAAVKRECLAVRNSVGILDASTLGKIDIQGPDAVKLLNWMYTNPWNKLEVGKCRYGLMLDENGMVFDDGVTVRLADQHFMMTTTTGGAARVLTWLERWLQTEWPDMKVRLSSVTDHWATFAVVGPKSRKVVQKVCQDIDFGNEAFPFMSYRNGTVAGAKARVMRISFSGELAYEVNVPANAGRAVWEALMAAGAEFDITPYGTETMHVLRAEKGYIIVGQDTDGSVTPYDLGMGGLVAKSKDFLGKRSLARSDTAKEGRKQFVGLLTEDEQFVLPEGAQIVAKDTQVSAVDPTPMIGHVTSAYYSPILKRSIALAVVKGGLNKMGESVVIPLANGKRITAKISSPVFYDTEGVRQHVE; encoded by the coding sequence ATGAGCCAGAAAGACCGTCTCGGCACCGGTGGCCGCATCAATCGCGCGATTCCGTTGACGTTCACGTTCAACGGCCGCACCTACCAGGGTTTCCAGGGCGACACGCTCGCGTCCGCGCTGCTCGCGAACGGCGTGCATTTCGTCGCACGCAGCTTCAAGTACCACCGCCCGCGCGGGATCGTGACGGCGGACGTCGCGGAACCGAACGCCGTCGTGCAGCTCGAATCGGGCCCGTACACGGTGCCGAACGCGCGCGCGACCGAGATCGAGCTGTACCAGGGGCTCGTCGCGACGAGCGTGAACGCCGAGCCGACGCTCGAGAACGACAAGTACGCGTTCAACCAGAAGCTGTCGCGCTTCCTGCCGGCCGGCTTCTACTACAAGACCTTCATGTGGCCGCGCAAGATGTGGCCGAAGTACGAAGAGAAGATCCGCGAAGCGGCGGGCCTCGGTAAAGCGCCCGACGTGCTCGACGCCGATCGCTACGACAAGTGCTATGCGCACTGCGACGTGCTCGTCGTCGGCGGCGGCCCGTCGGGTCTTGCTGCCGCGCATGCGGCGGCCGTGGCCGGCGCGCGCGTGATCCTCGTCGACGATCAGCGCGAGCTCGGCGGCAGCCTGCTGTCGTGCCGCGCCGAGATCGACGCGAAGCCCGCGCTGCAGTGGGTCGAGAAGATCGAGGCCGAGCTGCGCAAGCTGCCCGACGTGACGATCCTGTCGCGCAGCACCGCATTCGGCTACCAGGACCACAACCTCGTGACGGTCGCGCAGCGTCTGACCGATCACCTGCCGGTGTCGATGCGCAAGGGCACGCGCGAGTTGCTGTGGAAGGTCCGCGCAAAGCGCGTGATCCTCGCGACCGGCGCGCACGAGCGTCCGATCGTGTTCGGCAACAACGACCTGCCGGGCGTGATGCTCGCGTCGGCCGTGTCGACGTACGTGCATCGCTTCGGCGTGCTGCCGGGCCGCAATGCGGTCGTGTTCACGAACAACGATCGCGCCTATCAGACCGCGCTCGACCTGAAGGCGTGCGGCGCGAAGGTGACGGTCGTCGATTCGCGCGCGTCGTCGAACGGCGCGCTGCCGGCCGCTGCCAAGCGGCAGGGCGTGACGGTGATGAGCGGTGCGGTCGTGACGGGCGCGTCGGGCAAGTGGCGTGTATCGTCGGTCGACGTCGCGTCCAGCACGAACGGGCAGGTCGGCGGCAAGCTGCAGACGCTGCCGTGCGATCTCGTCGCGATGTCGGGCGGTTTCAGCCCGGTGCTGCACCTGTTCGCGCAGTCGGGCGGCAAGGCTTGCTGGAACGACGAGAAGGCGTGCTTCCTGCCGGGCAAGCCCGTGCAGGCGGAAGCGAGCATCGGCGCGGCGGCCGGCGAATTCGGCCTGGCGCGCGCGCTGCGGCTCGCGGTCGATGCGGGCGCGGAAGCGGCGAAGGCAGCGGGCTTCACGGCCGCGCAGCGCCCGGTCGCCCCGCAGGTCGCGGAAACCGTCGAAGGCGCTCTGCAGCCGTTGTGGCTGGTCGGCAGCCGCGAAGCCGCGGCGCGCGGGCCGAAGCAGTTCGTCGACTTCCAGAACGACGTGTCGGCCGCCGACATCCTGCTCGCCGCGCGCGAAGGCTTCGAGTCGGTCGAGCACGTGAAGCGCTATACGGCGATGGGCTTCGGCACCGATCAGGGCAAGCTCGGCAACATCAACGGGATGGCGATCCTCGCGCAGGCGCTCGGCAAGACGATTCCGGAAACGGGCACGACGACGTTCCGCCCGAACTACACGCCGGTGACGTTCGGCGCGTTCGCGGGCCGCGAGCTCGGCGATTTCCTCGACCCGATCCGCAAGACCTGCGTGCACGAATGGCACGTCGAGCACGGCGCGCTGTTCGAGGACGTCGGCAACTGGAAGCGGCCGTGGTATTTCCCGAAGAACGGCGAGGATCTCCATGCGGCCGTGAAGCGCGAATGCCTCGCGGTGCGCAACAGCGTCGGCATTCTCGACGCGTCGACGCTCGGCAAGATCGACATCCAGGGCCCGGACGCGGTGAAGCTGCTGAACTGGATGTACACGAACCCGTGGAACAAGCTCGAAGTCGGCAAGTGCCGCTACGGGCTGATGCTCGACGAGAACGGGATGGTGTTCGACGACGGCGTGACGGTGCGCCTCGCCGACCAGCATTTCATGATGACGACCACGACCGGCGGCGCGGCGCGCGTGCTCACGTGGCTCGAACGCTGGCTGCAGACCGAATGGCCCGACATGAAGGTGCGGCTGTCGTCGGTCACCGATCACTGGGCGACGTTCGCGGTGGTCGGCCCGAAGAGCCGCAAGGTCGTGCAGAAGGTGTGCCAGGACATCGACTTCGGCAACGAGGCGTTCCCGTTCATGAGCTACCGGAACGGTACCGTCGCGGGCGCGAAGGCGCGCGTGATGCGGATCAGCTTCTCGGGCGAGCTGGCCTATGAAGTGAACGTGCCGGCGAATGCGGGCCGCGCGGTGTGGGAAGCGCTGATGGCGGCGGGCGCCGAGTTCGACATCACGCCGTACGGCACCGAGACGATGCACGTGCTGCGCGCGGAGAAGGGCTACATCATCGTCGGACAGGATACCGACGGCTCGGTCACGCCTTACGACCTCGGGATGGGCGGGCTGGTCGCGAAGTCGAAGGACTTCCTCGGCAAGCGTTCGCTCGCACGCTCGGACACCGCGAAGGAAGGCCGCAAGCAGTTCGTCGGCCTGCTGACCGAGGACGAACAGTTCGTGCTGCCGGAAGGCGCGCAGATCGTCGCGAAGGACACGCAGGTGTCGGCGGTCGATCCGACGCCGATGATCGGCCACGTGACGTCGGCCTACTACAGCCCGATCCTGAAGCGCTCGATCGCGCTCGCGGTGGTGAAGGGCGGCCTGAACAAGATGGGCGAGAGCGTCGTGATTCCGCTGGCCAACGGCAAGCGCATCACCGCGAAGATCTCGAGCCCGGTTTTCTACGATACCGAAGGGGTGCGCCAGCATGTGGAATGA
- a CDS encoding sarcosine oxidase subunit delta, protein MLLIECPWCGPRAESEFSCGGEADIVRPVNNENMTDREWGEYVFMRENKRGLHKEQWLHAQGCRRWFKATRDTVTYDIKGYEKFGSAAAGNAHEEGTSK, encoded by the coding sequence ATGTTGCTGATCGAATGTCCGTGGTGCGGGCCGCGCGCCGAATCCGAATTCTCGTGCGGCGGTGAAGCCGACATCGTGCGCCCCGTCAACAACGAGAACATGACCGACCGCGAATGGGGCGAATACGTGTTCATGCGCGAGAACAAGCGCGGGCTGCACAAGGAGCAATGGCTTCATGCGCAGGGCTGCCGCCGCTGGTTCAAGGCCACGCGCGACACGGTGACCTACGATATCAAGGGCTACGAAAAGTTCGGTAGCGCGGCTGCCGGCAACGCACACGAAGAGGGCACGAGCAAATGA
- a CDS encoding sarcosine oxidase subunit beta family protein, whose amino-acid sequence MSRYSIFSLFRNGLSYHENWEKQWKSPEPKKEYDVVIVGGGGHGLATAYYLAKEHGITNVAILEKGWIGGGNTARNTTIVRSNYLWDESAALYEKAMKLWEGLSQDLNYNVMFSQRGVMNLAHTLQDVRDTERRVNANRLNGVDAEFLTPAQIKEIEPTINLNSRYPVLGASIQRRAGVARHDAVAWGFARGADRAGVDIIQNCQVTGIRREGGAVVGVDTVKGFIKAKKVAVVAAGNTTTLADMAGVRLPIESHPLQALVSEPIKPVVNSVIMSNAVHAYISQSDKGDLVIGAGIDQYTGFGQRGSFHIIESTLQAIVEMFPVFSRVRMNRQWGGIVDVSPDACPIITKTDVKGLYFNCGWGTGGFKATPGSGWVFAHTIARDEPHPLNAPFALDRFYTGHLIDEHGAAAVAH is encoded by the coding sequence ATGAGCCGCTACTCGATATTCAGCCTGTTCCGCAACGGCCTCTCGTATCACGAGAACTGGGAAAAGCAGTGGAAGAGCCCGGAACCGAAGAAGGAATACGACGTCGTGATCGTCGGCGGCGGCGGCCACGGCCTCGCGACCGCGTACTACCTCGCGAAGGAGCACGGGATCACGAACGTCGCGATCCTCGAGAAGGGCTGGATCGGCGGCGGCAACACCGCGCGCAACACGACGATCGTGCGCTCGAACTATCTGTGGGACGAATCGGCTGCGCTGTACGAGAAGGCGATGAAGCTGTGGGAAGGGCTGTCGCAGGACCTGAACTACAACGTGATGTTCAGCCAGCGCGGCGTGATGAACCTCGCGCACACGCTGCAGGACGTGCGCGACACCGAGCGCCGCGTGAACGCGAACCGGCTGAACGGCGTCGACGCCGAATTCCTGACGCCCGCGCAGATCAAGGAAATCGAGCCGACGATCAACCTGAACAGCCGCTACCCGGTGCTCGGCGCATCGATCCAGCGCCGTGCGGGCGTCGCGCGCCATGATGCGGTGGCCTGGGGCTTCGCGCGCGGCGCGGACCGCGCGGGCGTCGACATCATCCAGAACTGCCAGGTGACGGGCATTCGCCGCGAAGGCGGCGCGGTGGTCGGCGTCGATACGGTGAAGGGTTTCATCAAGGCGAAGAAGGTCGCGGTGGTCGCGGCCGGCAACACGACGACGCTCGCCGACATGGCCGGCGTGCGGTTGCCGATCGAAAGCCACCCGCTGCAGGCGCTGGTGTCCGAGCCGATCAAGCCGGTCGTCAACTCGGTGATCATGTCCAACGCGGTGCACGCGTACATCAGCCAGTCCGACAAGGGCGACCTCGTGATCGGCGCGGGCATCGACCAGTACACGGGCTTCGGCCAGCGCGGCAGCTTCCACATCATCGAAAGCACGCTGCAGGCGATCGTCGAGATGTTCCCGGTGTTCTCGCGCGTGCGGATGAACCGCCAGTGGGGCGGCATCGTCGACGTGTCGCCGGACGCGTGCCCGATCATCACCAAGACCGACGTGAAGGGCCTGTATTTCAACTGCGGCTGGGGCACCGGCGGCTTCAAGGCGACGCCCGGCTCGGGCTGGGTGTTCGCGCACACGATCGCGCGCGACGAACCGCATCCGCTGAACGCGCCGTTCGCACTCGACCGCTTCTACACGGGTCACCTGATCGACGAGCACGGCGCTGCCGCCGTTGCGCACTAA
- a CDS encoding L-serine ammonia-lyase, with amino-acid sequence MNVSAFDLFKIGIGPSSSHTVGPMIAACRFASHVEDANLLGFVRRVRVELYGSLGATGKGHGTDKAVLLGLEGHLPDTIDPDLIEPRLAAIRAEKSLSLLGKQTVRFEEKEHIGFYRKLMSGTSIVHPNGMRFQAFDEHGQLLVEKEYYSVGGGFVVNRDGDRVNGVRAAVEVPYPFRTGDDLMRQCREHGLSIAELMLRNECALRPADEVRAGLLAIWRTMAACVERGCKVEGDLPGPMRVKRRAAEMNGHLRARSEESLRDPLSMLDWVNLYAMAVNEENAAGGRVVTAPTNGAAGVIPAVLHYYVKFVPGSNEAGIVEFLLTAAAIGIIYKETASISGAEVGCQGEVGVACSMAAAALAAVMGGTPDQVENAAEIGMEHNLGMTCDPVGGLVQIPCIERNAMGAIKALNASRMALKGNGQHYVSLDSVIKTMRETGADMKTKYKETSRGGLAVNVIEC; translated from the coding sequence ATGAACGTCAGCGCGTTCGACCTGTTCAAGATCGGCATCGGCCCGTCCAGTTCGCATACGGTCGGCCCGATGATCGCCGCGTGCCGCTTCGCGTCGCACGTCGAGGACGCGAACCTGCTCGGCTTCGTGCGCCGCGTGCGGGTTGAGCTGTACGGCTCGCTCGGCGCGACCGGCAAGGGCCACGGCACCGACAAGGCCGTGCTGCTCGGCCTCGAGGGCCACCTGCCCGACACGATCGATCCGGACCTGATCGAGCCGCGGCTCGCGGCGATCCGCGCGGAGAAGTCGCTGTCGCTGCTCGGCAAGCAGACGGTCCGCTTCGAGGAAAAGGAGCACATCGGCTTCTATCGCAAGCTGATGAGCGGCACGAGCATCGTGCATCCGAACGGCATGCGCTTCCAGGCGTTCGACGAACACGGCCAGCTGCTGGTCGAGAAAGAGTATTACTCGGTCGGCGGCGGCTTCGTCGTGAACCGCGACGGCGATCGCGTGAACGGCGTGCGCGCGGCGGTCGAGGTGCCGTATCCGTTCCGCACCGGCGACGACCTGATGCGCCAGTGCCGCGAACACGGGCTGTCGATCGCCGAGCTGATGCTGCGCAACGAATGCGCGCTGCGCCCCGCCGACGAGGTGCGCGCCGGGCTGCTCGCGATCTGGCGCACGATGGCCGCGTGCGTCGAGCGCGGCTGCAAGGTCGAGGGCGACCTGCCGGGCCCGATGCGCGTGAAGCGCCGCGCGGCCGAGATGAATGGTCACCTGCGCGCCCGTTCGGAAGAGTCGCTGCGCGACCCGCTGTCGATGCTCGACTGGGTCAACCTGTACGCGATGGCCGTCAACGAGGAGAACGCGGCGGGCGGTCGCGTGGTCACCGCGCCGACCAACGGCGCGGCCGGCGTGATCCCCGCGGTGCTGCATTACTACGTGAAATTCGTGCCGGGCTCGAACGAAGCCGGCATCGTCGAATTCCTGCTGACGGCCGCCGCGATCGGGATCATCTACAAGGAAACCGCGTCGATCTCCGGCGCGGAAGTCGGTTGCCAGGGCGAAGTGGGCGTCGCGTGCTCGATGGCCGCCGCCGCGCTCGCGGCCGTGATGGGCGGCACGCCCGACCAGGTCGAGAACGCGGCCGAGATCGGCATGGAGCACAACCTCGGCATGACCTGCGATCCCGTCGGCGGGCTCGTGCAGATCCCGTGCATCGAGCGCAACGCGATGGGCGCGATCAAGGCGCTGAACGCGTCGCGCATGGCGCTCAAGGGCAACGGCCAGCACTACGTGTCGCTCGATTCCGTGATCAAGACGATGCGCGAGACCGGCGCCGACATGAAGACGAAATACAAGGAAACGTCGCGCGGCGGTCTCGCCGTGAACGTCATCGAATGCTAA
- a CDS encoding GlxA family transcriptional regulator has translation MTPDVPASPLAEPAPRRIRFGIVLLPNFTLTAFSGFVDMLRLSADDGDYSKPVRCAWSVIGETLAPVRASCGIQITPWETFDAAEPFDYVVVVGGLLHSGPQAGPETLDFIRRAAAGGATVVGICTGVFTLMRAGVLDGYRTCVSWFHYWDFIERFPAADPDLLIADRLFVIDRRRITCSGGRASIDVAAAILLRHFDHATVQKALRILLVGEMQKGNAPQPHPPGLEPATHPKVKRAILLMEQHVGRALPLEELACKLDLSTRQLERLFKAETGKSPQAFAKQVRLRTAAWLLTSSDRTVADIASSCGFADASHLGREFRKQFGVPPATYRERGGEGAEAGAAMAADPVEDIAD, from the coding sequence ATGACACCCGACGTACCCGCCTCCCCCCTTGCAGAACCCGCACCGCGGCGCATCCGCTTCGGCATCGTGCTGCTGCCGAACTTCACGCTGACGGCCTTCTCGGGTTTCGTCGACATGCTGCGGCTGTCGGCCGACGACGGCGACTACAGCAAGCCCGTGCGCTGCGCGTGGAGCGTGATCGGCGAGACGCTCGCGCCGGTGCGCGCGAGTTGCGGGATCCAGATCACGCCGTGGGAGACGTTCGACGCGGCCGAGCCGTTCGACTACGTGGTGGTGGTCGGCGGGCTGCTGCATTCGGGGCCGCAAGCCGGCCCTGAAACCCTCGATTTCATCCGCCGCGCGGCGGCCGGCGGCGCGACGGTCGTCGGGATCTGCACGGGCGTGTTCACGCTGATGCGCGCCGGCGTGCTCGACGGCTATCGCACCTGCGTGAGCTGGTTCCACTACTGGGATTTCATCGAGCGCTTCCCGGCCGCCGATCCCGACCTGCTGATCGCCGACCGGTTGTTCGTGATCGACCGGCGCCGGATCACGTGCTCGGGCGGCCGCGCGTCGATCGACGTCGCCGCCGCGATCCTGCTGCGCCATTTCGACCATGCGACCGTGCAGAAGGCGCTGCGCATCCTGCTCGTCGGCGAGATGCAGAAAGGCAATGCGCCGCAACCGCATCCGCCGGGCCTCGAACCGGCGACGCACCCGAAGGTCAAGCGCGCGATTCTCCTGATGGAACAGCATGTCGGGCGCGCGCTGCCGCTCGAGGAACTCGCGTGCAAGCTCGACCTGTCGACGCGGCAGCTCGAGCGCCTGTTCAAGGCGGAGACGGGCAAGAGCCCGCAGGCGTTCGCGAAACAGGTGCGGCTGCGCACGGCCGCGTGGCTGCTGACGAGTTCGGACCGCACGGTGGCCGATATCGCGTCGAGCTGCGGGTTCGCCGATGCATCGCACCTCGGGCGCGAGTTCCGCAAGCAGTTCGGCGTGCCGCCGGCGACGTATCGGGAGCGTGGCGGAGAAGGGGCGGAAGCCGGCGCGGCGATGGCGGCCGACCCCGTCGAGGACATCGCCGACTGA
- a CDS encoding FadR/GntR family transcriptional regulator codes for MFEKIPARAMSDHVAQQLLKQIEVGSFSATGKLPTEAVLAQEFGVSRTVIREAISRLKNEGVVEPRQGSGVYVNQHGAIRPLRIDYAEAVEASSLPHLLAVRRAIEAEVAAEAALHHTADDMADIDDALRKIDDAVAEGRDGVAEDVAFHRTIAAVTGNPYFLKTLQFLNQYLEAGVKVTRRNEATREDFSRQVREEHAAIADAIRARDPMAARNAARTHMYNAARRLAEAGIC; via the coding sequence ATGTTCGAGAAAATTCCCGCCCGTGCGATGAGCGATCACGTCGCGCAGCAACTGCTCAAGCAGATCGAGGTCGGCAGTTTCTCGGCCACCGGCAAGCTGCCGACGGAAGCCGTGCTCGCACAGGAATTCGGCGTGAGCCGCACCGTGATCCGCGAGGCGATCTCGCGGCTGAAGAACGAAGGCGTGGTCGAGCCGCGCCAGGGCAGCGGCGTGTACGTGAACCAGCACGGCGCGATCCGGCCGCTGCGGATCGACTACGCGGAAGCGGTCGAAGCTAGCTCGCTGCCGCACCTGCTCGCGGTGCGCCGCGCGATCGAAGCTGAAGTCGCGGCCGAAGCCGCACTGCATCACACCGCCGACGACATGGCCGACATCGACGACGCGCTGCGCAAGATCGACGATGCGGTGGCCGAAGGGCGCGACGGCGTCGCGGAAGACGTCGCATTCCACCGCACGATCGCGGCCGTCACCGGCAACCCCTATTTCCTGAAGACGCTGCAGTTCCTGAACCAGTACCTCGAAGCCGGCGTGAAGGTCACGCGTCGCAACGAAGCGACGCGCGAGGATTTCTCGCGCCAGGTGCGCGAGGAACACGCGGCGATCGCCGATGCGATCCGCGCACGCGACCCGATGGCCGCGCGCAACGCGGCGCGCACGCACATGTACAACGCCGCCCGCCGTCTCGCGGAAGCCGGCATCTGCTGA
- the ltnD gene encoding L-threonate dehydrogenase, whose translation MSRNVGVIGLGAMGLGVARSLLRAGLRVHACDVRDAVLQAFAAEGGVACATPAELGAQCDVVVTLVVNAAQTETVLFGEHGAVAAMKPGGVVIASATVAPEFAVALGARIEAAGLQMLDAPVSGGAARAASGEMTMMTSGPAAAYAGCEDVLAAIAGKVYRLGDAHGIGSKVKIINQLLAGVHIAAAAEAMALGLREGVDADALYDVITHSAGNSWMFENRVPHILNGDYTPLSAVDIFVKDLGLVLDTARRSKFPLPLSATAHQMFMSASSAGHGGEDDSAVIKTFPGITLPPAR comes from the coding sequence ATGTCACGAAATGTTGGAGTCATCGGCCTCGGCGCGATGGGCCTCGGCGTCGCCCGCTCGCTGCTGCGCGCAGGCTTGCGCGTGCATGCCTGCGACGTGCGCGACGCCGTGCTGCAGGCCTTCGCCGCCGAAGGCGGCGTGGCCTGTGCGACGCCGGCCGAGCTCGGCGCGCAGTGCGACGTCGTCGTCACGCTCGTCGTCAATGCCGCGCAGACGGAAACGGTGCTGTTCGGCGAGCACGGCGCGGTCGCGGCGATGAAGCCCGGCGGCGTCGTGATCGCGAGCGCGACCGTCGCGCCCGAATTCGCGGTCGCCCTCGGCGCCCGCATCGAGGCCGCCGGCCTGCAGATGCTCGACGCGCCCGTATCGGGCGGCGCCGCGCGCGCGGCTTCCGGCGAGATGACGATGATGACGTCCGGCCCGGCCGCCGCGTATGCGGGCTGCGAAGACGTGCTCGCCGCGATCGCCGGCAAGGTCTACCGCCTCGGCGACGCGCACGGCATCGGCTCGAAGGTGAAGATCATCAACCAGTTGCTGGCCGGCGTGCACATCGCGGCCGCCGCCGAGGCGATGGCGCTGGGCCTGCGCGAAGGCGTCGATGCCGACGCACTGTACGACGTGATCACGCACAGCGCCGGCAATTCGTGGATGTTCGAGAACCGCGTGCCGCACATCCTGAACGGCGACTACACGCCGCTGTCGGCCGTCGACATCTTCGTGAAGGATCTCGGCCTCGTGCTCGACACCGCGCGCCGCAGCAAATTCCCGCTGCCGCTGTCGGCCACCGCGCATCAGATGTTCATGAGCGCGTCGAGCGCCGGCCACGGCGGCGAGGACGATTCCGCCGTCATCAAGACTTTCCCCGGCATCACGCTGCCGCCCGCCCGCTGA
- the otnK gene encoding 3-oxo-tetronate kinase, translating to MTASASRPLLGCIADDFTGATDLANMLVKSGMRTVQTIGVPAGDAAVDTLIDADAIVVALKSRTIPAADAVAQSLAAYEWLRAQGCRQFFFKYCSTFDSTDAGNIGPVADALLDAAGGGFSIACPAFPENGRTIYRGHLFVGDVLLNESGMENHPLTPMKDANLVRVLQRQTKSPVGLIRYDTIALGAAAVRTRIDQLRAEGARFAIADALSDRDLYVLGEACAGLPLVTGGSGIALGLPANFRRAELLPERDNAAALPRIEGLSAVLAGSASKATNAQVAAWRATRPSFRIDPLAASRGEPVVDQALAFARSHLPQPVLIYATATPDEVKAVQQALGVEAAGHLVESTLAAIAKGLRALGVRKFVVAGGETSGAVVQALDVKSLQIGAQIDPGVPATATPEGSPRGTIDAEPLGLALKSGNFGTTDFFDKALRALDGAAR from the coding sequence ATGACCGCTTCCGCTTCCCGTCCCCTGCTCGGCTGCATCGCCGACGATTTCACCGGCGCGACCGATCTCGCGAACATGCTCGTCAAGAGCGGCATGCGCACCGTGCAGACGATCGGCGTGCCCGCCGGCGACGCCGCAGTCGATACCCTGATCGACGCCGACGCGATCGTCGTCGCGCTGAAGTCGCGCACGATCCCCGCAGCCGACGCCGTCGCGCAATCGCTCGCCGCATACGAATGGTTGCGCGCGCAAGGTTGCCGGCAGTTCTTCTTCAAGTACTGCTCGACATTCGACTCCACCGACGCGGGCAACATCGGGCCCGTGGCCGACGCACTGCTCGATGCGGCCGGCGGCGGTTTCTCGATCGCGTGCCCGGCGTTTCCCGAGAACGGCCGCACGATCTATCGCGGCCACCTGTTCGTCGGCGACGTGCTGCTGAACGAATCGGGCATGGAGAATCATCCGCTCACGCCGATGAAGGACGCGAACCTCGTGCGCGTGCTGCAACGGCAGACGAAGTCGCCGGTCGGCCTGATCCGCTACGACACGATCGCGCTGGGCGCGGCCGCGGTACGCACGCGGATCGACCAGTTGCGCGCGGAAGGCGCACGCTTCGCGATCGCCGACGCGCTGTCGGATCGCGACCTCTACGTACTCGGCGAAGCATGCGCGGGCCTGCCGCTCGTCACCGGCGGCTCGGGCATCGCGCTCGGCCTGCCCGCGAATTTCCGCCGCGCGGAATTGCTGCCCGAACGCGACAACGCGGCGGCGCTGCCGCGCATCGAAGGCCTGTCGGCCGTGCTCGCCGGCAGCGCATCGAAGGCCACCAACGCGCAGGTCGCCGCCTGGCGCGCGACGCGGCCGAGCTTCCGCATCGATCCGCTCGCGGCGTCGCGCGGCGAGCCCGTCGTCGATCAGGCGCTGGCCTTCGCGCGCTCGCACCTGCCGCAGCCCGTGCTGATCTACGCGACTGCGACGCCCGACGAAGTGAAGGCCGTCCAGCAGGCGCTCGGCGTCGAAGCGGCCGGCCATCTCGTCGAAAGCACGCTCGCCGCGATCGCGAAGGGCCTGCGTGCGCTTGGCGTGCGCAAGTTCGTCGTCGCCGGCGGCGAAACGTCCGGCGCGGTCGTACAGGCGCTCGACGTGAAGTCGCTGCAGATCGGCGCGCAGATCGATCCGGGTGTGCCGGCGACAGCCACGCCCGAAGGAAGTCCCCGTGGGACGATCGACGCCGAGCCGCTCGGCCTCGCGCTGAAGTCCGGCAACTTCGGCACGACCGACTTCTTCGACAAGGCGCTGCGTGCGCTGGACGGAGCCGCACGATGA
- a CDS encoding aldolase yields the protein MSDEAKLREEICVVGASLYARGHAVGSAGNISARLADGWLITPTDACLGRLDPNDIAKVSLDGQPVSGGKPSKTLALHRGIYARNAEANGIVHTHSTHLVALTLAGVWRDTDVLPPITPYYVMKVGHIPLIRYRRPGDPDVAAEVAALADRVRGVLLDRLGPVMWGASVSHASYALEELEETARLWLMTNPKPEPLSDAALDELRQSFGARW from the coding sequence ATGAGCGACGAAGCCAAACTGCGCGAAGAGATCTGCGTCGTCGGCGCGAGCCTGTATGCGCGCGGCCACGCGGTCGGCAGCGCCGGCAACATCAGCGCGCGCCTGGCCGACGGCTGGCTGATCACGCCGACCGACGCGTGCCTCGGCCGGCTCGACCCGAACGACATCGCGAAGGTCAGCCTCGACGGCCAGCCCGTGTCGGGCGGCAAGCCGTCGAAGACGCTCGCATTGCATCGCGGCATCTACGCGCGCAACGCGGAAGCGAACGGCATCGTCCACACGCATTCGACACACCTCGTCGCGCTGACGCTCGCGGGCGTATGGCGCGACACCGACGTGCTGCCGCCGATCACGCCGTACTACGTGATGAAGGTCGGCCACATCCCGCTGATCCGTTATCGCCGCCCGGGCGACCCCGATGTCGCGGCCGAAGTCGCGGCGCTCGCCGATCGGGTGCGCGGCGTGCTGCTCGACCGTCTCGGCCCCGTGATGTGGGGAGCGTCGGTGTCGCACGCATCGTATGCGCTCGAGGAGCTCGAGGAAACCGCGCGGCTGTGGCTGATGACGAACCCGAAGCCCGAACCGCTCTCCGACGCGGCGCTCGACGAACTGCGCCAGAGCTTCGGCGCGCGCTGGTAA